One window of bacterium genomic DNA carries:
- a CDS encoding pyridoxamine 5'-phosphate oxidase family protein: MSDIPDRVRQVMAAVHNVHVLATVDAEGKPQMRWMGAVVEDPDAPWTFYLACGKSSRKMAQIAQNPHAQLLFSKEDDWQVATLSGTAEAVDCAHCRQLLWDNVPAMQQYYSGVDDPNMGIIKFTTRCLELLAMSEAHEPYCLEL, translated from the coding sequence ATGTCTGACATACCCGATCGCGTACGGCAGGTCATGGCGGCGGTGCACAATGTACATGTGCTCGCCACCGTGGACGCCGAGGGCAAGCCACAGATGCGCTGGATGGGCGCCGTCGTCGAAGACCCGGACGCGCCCTGGACGTTCTACCTGGCGTGCGGCAAGAGCTCGCGCAAGATGGCGCAGATCGCCCAGAACCCCCACGCCCAGTTGCTCTTCTCCAAGGAGGACGACTGGCAGGTGGCGACCCTCTCGGGCACGGCGGAGGCGGTGGACTGCGCGCACTGCCGCCAGCTCCTGTGGGACAACGTCCCGGCCATGCAGCAGTACTACAGCGGCGTGGACGACCCGAACATGGGGATCATCAAGTTCACGACCCGCTGCCTGGAACTGCTGGCGATGAGTGAAGCACACGAGCCGTATTGCCTGGAGTTGTAG
- a CDS encoding heparinase II/III-family protein — MRALAAVLGGLVAMSLVSAKDGPTYYTPQRLAVGQQNATRDWGSKLLERMQKGDRNDYYIGRDYGSAADCVAQTDDFIWLMQPTTKIPRVLPNHNTRAMCPVHGTEVRKYSAWTAWTTDPIHHPYKVRCRAGGEWYPSNDYMNGDMTSGDFPDDGSGCKVGDKTFQFLIEYAHMAYGNNTIPCLRSLSQAWVLTGDKRYARKGCILLARLASEYPNFTDRKDRLYFGPYGGRDPHYTWKTGGMITDLIWETFCLEATAYAYDGLWNYMDQDPEMIAFLKTKGMPVESGQDLRRYIEENLLRVGMQGILNGFIHGNEGFHQAAAMACALVMDDYSDTHPNSQDMVDYAFHGDGRAAYVILNGLLRDGGSFESPNYSSIKFDFIRVNRLMEEIRRRHPDRFPQEKYPDLFGNPKGKALFDYYIDLEIFHTFLPSIGDCGNIQPTERRKPAYNSYVTTPNLYGFERFHDPRIARACTAPDGRFHSGELFEPYPEDELKAALATPESQIPLRDRLLDAYGWALVETGQTPGQERALSLNYSGIPGHRQFDNLNLELFARGVTLLPDLGYPYTWDYRDWDSGIMSHNTVSVDETQPPTDIGGQCNLFAEQDGIHVVTARHDPYPPHVFPSPPTPLPAGEGSKAQPARDVNLYERTCVLVELDPERFYVVDLFAVNGGSQHDQSWHGPLTPLQAPPLNWQAQERGTLAGPDVAHAATYTDRWGREKTRNFPCYLTKVRRAPLAEPQTWHWDYGLPEGDQFSLRVVPVGGPAEVIMGSGRSPARPADWGLDYLLVRRQSLGAKPDHFLSVLDAYQKTPVVQAVRLVSQQPLTLEVTRDGAVDTLVVATPDTTTRTSAHRPLGVSFTTVAGGKTVKQVRIGETAAGEGPGYATGKIVATDYETNEITVEAPAAQQADFVVGRYARVFNDRRSGMFRLVEAKPEGKLLRLKLDQTAHLGEGPVVSAAEGMLWIGSFLNFANGRYDAQGKCLVTNDFYAGSWLGEGKDARQVRGAVRDTKSQILLQDSLSKADLEKLYGGKTVRLWQYGLGDSIEIPRVK, encoded by the coding sequence ATGCGCGCACTTGCTGCCGTGCTCGGAGGTCTGGTCGCGATGTCACTCGTCAGCGCCAAGGATGGCCCGACATACTACACGCCCCAGCGCCTCGCCGTGGGCCAGCAGAACGCCACGCGGGACTGGGGGAGCAAGCTGCTGGAGCGGATGCAGAAGGGCGACCGGAATGACTACTACATCGGCCGGGACTACGGCTCGGCGGCCGACTGCGTCGCCCAGACCGATGACTTCATCTGGCTGATGCAGCCGACCACGAAGATCCCGCGCGTGCTCCCCAACCACAACACGCGCGCCATGTGCCCGGTGCACGGCACGGAGGTGCGCAAGTACAGCGCCTGGACTGCCTGGACCACGGACCCCATCCACCACCCGTACAAGGTCCGCTGCCGGGCCGGCGGCGAGTGGTATCCCTCCAACGACTACATGAACGGGGACATGACCTCGGGTGACTTCCCCGACGACGGGAGCGGCTGCAAGGTCGGCGACAAGACCTTCCAGTTCCTGATCGAGTACGCCCACATGGCGTACGGGAACAACACGATCCCCTGCCTGCGGTCACTGTCACAGGCGTGGGTGCTCACGGGCGACAAGCGCTACGCGCGCAAGGGCTGCATTCTGCTGGCGCGGCTGGCCAGCGAGTACCCCAACTTCACCGATCGCAAGGACCGGCTCTACTTCGGCCCGTACGGCGGTCGCGACCCGCACTACACCTGGAAGACGGGGGGGATGATCACCGACCTGATCTGGGAGACCTTCTGCCTGGAAGCCACCGCCTACGCCTACGACGGGCTGTGGAACTACATGGACCAGGACCCAGAGATGATCGCCTTCCTCAAGACCAAGGGCATGCCGGTCGAGAGCGGCCAGGACCTGAGGCGCTACATCGAGGAGAACCTGCTGCGAGTCGGCATGCAGGGCATCCTCAATGGCTTCATCCACGGCAATGAGGGCTTCCACCAGGCCGCGGCGATGGCCTGCGCGCTCGTCATGGACGACTACAGCGACACACACCCCAACTCCCAGGACATGGTGGACTACGCCTTCCACGGCGACGGCCGGGCGGCGTACGTGATCCTCAACGGCCTGCTGCGCGACGGCGGCAGCTTCGAGAGCCCTAACTACAGCAGCATCAAGTTCGACTTCATCCGCGTCAACCGGCTGATGGAGGAGATCCGCCGCCGTCACCCCGACCGCTTCCCGCAGGAGAAGTATCCCGACTTGTTCGGCAACCCGAAGGGCAAGGCCCTGTTCGACTACTACATTGACCTGGAGATATTCCACACGTTCTTGCCCTCCATCGGCGACTGCGGCAACATCCAGCCCACCGAGCGCCGCAAGCCAGCGTACAACTCGTATGTCACCACGCCGAACCTGTATGGCTTCGAGCGCTTCCACGACCCGCGCATCGCCCGAGCCTGCACCGCCCCCGACGGGCGCTTCCACAGCGGCGAGCTGTTCGAGCCCTATCCCGAAGACGAGCTGAAGGCCGCGCTGGCCACACCGGAGTCGCAGATTCCGCTCCGCGACCGCCTCCTTGACGCCTACGGCTGGGCGCTGGTCGAGACCGGCCAGACGCCGGGGCAGGAGCGGGCGCTGTCGCTGAACTACAGCGGCATCCCCGGCCATCGCCAGTTCGACAACCTGAACCTCGAGCTGTTCGCGCGGGGCGTCACCCTGCTGCCCGATCTGGGCTACCCGTACACCTGGGACTACCGCGACTGGGACAGCGGCATCATGTCCCACAACACCGTGAGCGTGGATGAGACCCAGCCCCCCACGGACATCGGCGGGCAGTGCAACCTCTTCGCTGAGCAGGATGGCATCCACGTCGTCACGGCACGGCACGATCCGTACCCGCCGCATGTGTTCCCCTCACCCCCTACCCCTCTCCCAGCGGGAGAGGGGAGCAAGGCGCAGCCCGCCAGGGACGTCAACCTCTACGAGCGCACCTGTGTGCTCGTGGAACTCGACCCCGAGCGCTTCTACGTCGTGGACCTGTTCGCCGTCAACGGCGGCTCGCAGCACGACCAGAGCTGGCACGGGCCGCTGACGCCCCTGCAGGCCCCGCCGCTGAACTGGCAGGCCCAGGAGCGGGGCACGCTGGCCGGCCCCGACGTGGCCCATGCCGCGACCTACACCGACCGCTGGGGCCGCGAGAAGACGCGCAACTTCCCGTGCTACCTGACGAAGGTCCGCCGCGCGCCACTCGCCGAGCCGCAGACCTGGCACTGGGACTACGGCCTGCCCGAGGGCGACCAGTTCAGCCTGCGTGTCGTCCCGGTCGGCGGCCCGGCCGAGGTCATCATGGGCAGCGGCCGCTCGCCGGCCCGTCCGGCGGACTGGGGGCTGGACTACCTGCTGGTGCGCCGCCAGTCCCTCGGGGCGAAGCCCGATCACTTCCTGAGCGTACTCGACGCCTACCAGAAGACGCCGGTCGTACAGGCCGTGCGGCTCGTGTCGCAGCAGCCGCTGACACTGGAGGTGACCCGCGACGGCGCCGTGGACACCCTCGTCGTCGCCACGCCCGACACGACGACGCGCACCAGCGCCCACCGCCCCCTCGGCGTGAGCTTCACGACCGTGGCCGGCGGCAAGACCGTCAAGCAGGTGCGGATCGGGGAGACGGCGGCGGGCGAGGGCCCGGGCTACGCGACTGGCAAGATTGTGGCGACTGACTACGAGACGAACGAGATCACTGTCGAGGCCCCGGCGGCGCAGCAGGCCGACTTCGTGGTGGGCCGCTATGCGCGCGTCTTCAATGACCGCCGCAGCGGCATGTTCCGCCTCGTTGAGGCGAAGCCGGAGGGCAAGCTGCTGCGCCTGAAGCTCGACCAGACCGCCCACCTGGGCGAGGGCCCCGTCGTCAGCGCCGCCGAGGGAATGCTCTGGATCGGCTCGTTCCTGAACTTCGCCAATGGGCGCTATGACGCGCAGGGCAAGTGCCTGGTCACGAACGACTTCTATGCCGGGAGTTGGCTCGGGGAGGGCAAGGACGCGCGGCAGGTCAGGGGCGCCGTGCGCGACACAAAGAGTCAGATTCTGCTGCAGGACAGCCTCAGCAAGGCCGACCTCGAGAAGCTGTACGGGGGCAAGACGGTGCGGCTCTGGCAGTACGGCCTTGGAGACAGCATCGAGATCCCGCGGGTGAAGTGA
- a CDS encoding metallophosphoesterase → MKILAISDVHLDPDKPAPCQDFIARVQDEEPDVLVVAGDLAVGKSAVYETLLASCDFFTGPKLFVPGNHDLWQLHSKRATWRRYEEELPDAVATVGWQCLDMGPVLLDDVAFVGCMGWYDYSLRQTTSPSAELRVAPAQVTAPGRSMKTSNARANLRWEELTPDDYASKALQVGEDNVMEAVVWNDAFYTDWGRSDGEMTDYFCDKLRTQARQVARRARKLVVVTHFVPFAETLQDYSEVAPAYARAFAGSVKLGQTIQKLPNVVAAVFGHWHRGGQWRLGNLRAYNVSAKNGAGDGTLVQI, encoded by the coding sequence ATGAAGATCCTGGCCATCTCTGACGTCCACCTCGACCCCGATAAGCCCGCGCCATGTCAGGACTTCATCGCCCGGGTGCAGGATGAGGAGCCGGACGTGCTGGTGGTCGCGGGGGACCTGGCGGTCGGGAAGTCCGCTGTCTATGAGACGCTCCTGGCCAGTTGCGACTTCTTCACCGGCCCGAAGCTGTTCGTGCCCGGCAACCATGACCTGTGGCAGCTCCACAGCAAGCGCGCCACGTGGCGACGATACGAGGAGGAGTTGCCGGACGCCGTCGCGACCGTGGGATGGCAGTGCCTCGACATGGGCCCGGTGCTGCTCGACGATGTCGCCTTCGTGGGGTGCATGGGCTGGTACGACTACTCGCTGCGGCAGACGACCAGCCCGTCGGCGGAGTTGCGCGTGGCGCCCGCGCAGGTGACCGCGCCGGGGCGCAGCATGAAGACCAGCAACGCTCGCGCGAACCTGCGCTGGGAGGAATTGACGCCCGATGACTACGCCTCCAAGGCCCTGCAGGTCGGCGAGGACAACGTCATGGAGGCGGTGGTGTGGAACGACGCGTTCTACACCGACTGGGGGCGCAGCGACGGGGAGATGACCGACTACTTCTGCGACAAGCTGCGGACGCAGGCGCGGCAGGTCGCGCGCCGCGCCAGGAAGCTCGTTGTCGTCACTCACTTTGTGCCCTTCGCCGAGACGCTGCAGGACTACAGCGAGGTGGCGCCGGCATACGCCCGGGCCTTCGCAGGCAGCGTGAAGCTCGGTCAGACGATCCAGAAGCTGCCAAACGTCGTCGCCGCCGTCTTCGGCCATTGGCACCGCGGCGGTCAGTGGCGCCTGGGGAACCTCCGGGCCTACAACGTGTCCGCCAAGAACGGTGCGGGCGACGGGACACTCGTACAGATCTAG
- a CDS encoding PhoPQ-activated pathogenicity-related family protein: protein MRLTVRCLLLVVLCASVTLAQPLFDYVAAPDAAYKWEKVSEADGAMGCKIITLSLTSQVWQGITWTHQLVIVQPPKLDNCQTAVMLINGGKMGDKELAMLAMLAATVSGPIVYLGDIPNQPLFNNLREDALIAYTFTRYLATHDATWPLLYPMVKSAVRAMDAVQEYTQQNWPQRVEKFVTTGASKRGWTTWFTGEVDPQRVAGIAPIIYNNLDMPAQMALQKSSYGVYSSQIDDYTALGLPDLLQTEEGRAFGAMVDPFTYRDRLTMPKLLIHGTNDPYWVLDSANIYWDKLPGPKWVLNQPNIGHGIDFIRFLPAEGAFYLCCAGRQQFPELNWHFQRDAGSLKLGVITDIAPKRVAQWTATAPTRDFRPSKWESKVLEQAGGQWLAEVAKPQTGYAALFVEVVYDMAGREVPLSTGIEIIGP, encoded by the coding sequence ATGAGACTGACTGTCCGCTGTCTGCTGCTGGTTGTGCTCTGTGCCTCCGTCACGCTGGCCCAGCCGCTGTTCGACTACGTGGCGGCGCCGGATGCCGCCTACAAGTGGGAGAAGGTCAGCGAGGCCGATGGCGCGATGGGCTGCAAGATCATCACGCTCAGCCTGACCTCGCAGGTCTGGCAGGGGATCACCTGGACCCACCAACTGGTCATCGTGCAGCCGCCGAAGCTGGACAACTGCCAGACCGCGGTGATGCTCATCAACGGCGGGAAGATGGGCGACAAGGAGCTGGCGATGCTGGCCATGCTGGCTGCGACTGTCTCCGGGCCCATCGTCTATCTGGGCGACATCCCCAACCAGCCCCTGTTCAACAACCTGCGCGAGGACGCGCTGATCGCCTATACCTTCACGCGCTACCTGGCGACCCACGACGCGACCTGGCCGCTGCTGTACCCGATGGTCAAGTCGGCAGTGCGGGCCATGGATGCGGTGCAGGAGTACACGCAGCAGAACTGGCCGCAACGGGTGGAGAAGTTCGTGACCACGGGCGCCTCCAAGCGCGGCTGGACCACGTGGTTCACCGGCGAGGTAGACCCGCAGCGCGTCGCCGGCATCGCCCCGATCATCTACAACAACCTCGACATGCCCGCCCAGATGGCGCTGCAGAAGTCCTCGTACGGCGTGTACAGCAGCCAGATTGACGACTACACCGCGCTGGGGCTGCCCGACCTGCTGCAGACCGAGGAGGGGCGGGCCTTCGGGGCCATGGTGGACCCCTTCACCTACCGCGACAGGCTGACGATGCCCAAGCTGCTGATCCACGGCACCAATGACCCGTACTGGGTGCTGGACTCCGCGAACATCTACTGGGACAAGCTGCCGGGGCCCAAGTGGGTGCTGAACCAGCCCAACATCGGCCACGGGATTGACTTCATACGGTTCCTGCCCGCCGAGGGCGCGTTCTACCTGTGCTGCGCGGGCCGGCAGCAGTTCCCTGAACTCAACTGGCACTTCCAGCGCGACGCCGGCAGCCTGAAGCTAGGGGTCATCACGGACATCGCCCCCAAGCGTGTGGCGCAGTGGACGGCAACAGCCCCGACACGCGACTTCCGCCCCTCGAAGTGGGAGAGCAAGGTGCTGGAGCAGGCCGGTGGGCAGTGGCTCGCCGAGGTAGCGAAGCCACAGACCGGCTACGCGGCGCTGTTTGTCGAGGTCGTGTACGACATGGCGGGGCGCGAGGTGCCGCTGAGCACGGGGATCGAGATCATCGGGCCGTAG
- a CDS encoding beta-galactosidase — protein MRLCFPMAVVLLAAACALAQGPARFANQDFEEPALGWTQWPDDSQSKYELDATAAQHGRQSLRITAVRSGDRAFACAPLLALEPKTVYRLGVHIRHDPAVPDSAIGMVINWRDPKSGVIKNRSYPAQVKTTRLGEWVQRAGLVVTPDDGTQAQLLLSVEYAVGRVWFDNVILEKLGSPSELKADVWTNQTIGVEIGGGPLSRYAKHQADNDTIFQMATRYNALVFESAFVESLLRDVERCAYYVGKPTQTADLRQRFEASDQQLNTTYGAYIAAFKSKTEADNAAFSTSADRLSGTLAALKKDLEAQLASLRPAKVNLPRHFGRQERSVRAIEPNGRMNRLLFGCWSPAQFSAWEKPFDLEFHSAAPGSPKVHTPADVDFSNVTEACDNLTRLGYAGTFGYLSFGLHEYLYAPQWLLDQHKGEPDFFKLSQDGLQGKSSGGNHSLNWLHPAVRAYIKDYLTQYATFCKREPRVLFHEVDQEAYPTFTTDKGVRETGYGPQGEVAFRQYLQGKYQTIAALNQEWGANYADFAAIQPPPDAYLGRKEITPLVAEFEAFRDEAYLGYLKLIYDSLKAADPDKPVVARHSGLLNQINGARLFETCDVLSYHRGAPQMQLGHVYLSSLNRYANKGLGYMEDFWGCQEERDRVWDERAQRRGLEKHISDCCMWGRTLQMKWYAYTAGSYLFQYNGNWFNPQYDLTTVRYCAPGLAVAKRKMEQLDWVLTHSRIAPAHALVLQPSATMRNERPDANAYAQILSIHAALFRWGIRYELLPEEYVLDGRAKLSDFNVVIVPAGKYMAARLQQQLVDFAQARGKLLILIGENGTYDELARPCGLLTKTLGADHTTTDLRRGGKDIATGQGHAWLIPSLAGLEDYMDFPKWVEAASGAEVTGGLLRVTEDGERYLFLLNRSVDYPVTPHVYSRKPVKEAIDVLVPGGCPVPVQTNREGSTITVRLGPGETAVLWLR, from the coding sequence ATGCGCCTCTGCTTCCCCATGGCCGTCGTTCTTCTTGCCGCCGCCTGCGCGCTCGCCCAGGGGCCGGCCCGGTTCGCCAACCAGGACTTCGAGGAGCCGGCGTTGGGCTGGACCCAGTGGCCCGACGATTCGCAGTCCAAGTACGAACTGGACGCCACCGCGGCCCAGCACGGGCGCCAGTCGCTGCGCATCACGGCAGTGCGCAGTGGCGACCGCGCCTTCGCGTGCGCGCCGCTGCTGGCGTTGGAGCCCAAGACGGTGTACCGACTGGGCGTCCACATCCGCCACGACCCCGCCGTGCCTGACAGCGCCATCGGCATGGTCATTAACTGGCGCGACCCCAAGAGCGGGGTCATCAAGAACCGCAGCTACCCCGCGCAGGTGAAGACCACGCGGCTGGGGGAGTGGGTACAGCGGGCCGGCCTCGTCGTCACTCCTGACGATGGCACGCAGGCCCAGCTCCTGCTCTCGGTCGAGTACGCCGTCGGGCGCGTGTGGTTCGACAACGTGATCCTGGAGAAGCTGGGCTCGCCCTCCGAGCTGAAGGCGGACGTGTGGACCAACCAGACCATCGGGGTGGAGATCGGCGGCGGGCCGCTCAGCCGTTACGCCAAGCACCAGGCGGACAATGACACGATCTTCCAGATGGCGACCCGCTACAACGCCCTGGTGTTCGAGTCCGCCTTCGTCGAGAGCCTGCTCCGCGATGTGGAGCGGTGTGCCTACTACGTCGGCAAGCCGACGCAGACGGCCGACCTGCGGCAGCGCTTCGAGGCCAGCGACCAGCAACTCAACACGACGTACGGCGCCTACATCGCCGCCTTCAAGAGCAAGACCGAGGCGGACAATGCCGCCTTCAGCACGAGCGCGGATAGACTCTCCGGGACACTCGCGGCTCTGAAGAAGGACCTCGAGGCACAGCTTGCGAGCCTGCGCCCGGCCAAGGTGAACTTGCCCAGGCACTTCGGGAGGCAGGAGCGGTCCGTCCGCGCCATCGAGCCGAACGGGCGCATGAACCGCCTGTTGTTCGGGTGCTGGAGCCCCGCGCAGTTCAGCGCCTGGGAGAAGCCCTTCGACCTGGAGTTCCACAGTGCCGCCCCCGGATCGCCCAAGGTCCACACCCCCGCCGACGTGGACTTCAGCAATGTCACCGAGGCCTGTGACAACCTCACCAGACTGGGCTATGCCGGCACCTTCGGCTATCTGAGCTTCGGGCTGCACGAGTACCTGTACGCGCCCCAGTGGCTGCTCGACCAGCACAAGGGCGAGCCGGACTTCTTCAAGCTCTCCCAGGACGGCCTGCAGGGCAAGAGCAGCGGGGGCAATCACAGCCTCAACTGGCTGCACCCGGCGGTGCGGGCGTACATCAAGGACTACCTGACGCAGTACGCGACCTTCTGCAAGCGCGAGCCGCGGGTGCTCTTCCACGAGGTGGACCAGGAGGCGTACCCGACCTTCACCACCGACAAGGGCGTGCGCGAGACCGGCTACGGCCCGCAAGGCGAGGTGGCCTTCCGGCAGTACCTGCAGGGCAAGTACCAGACGATCGCGGCTCTGAACCAGGAGTGGGGCGCCAACTACGCCGACTTCGCGGCCATCCAGCCGCCACCCGATGCGTACCTGGGGCGCAAAGAGATCACGCCGCTGGTCGCCGAGTTCGAGGCCTTCCGCGATGAAGCCTACCTGGGGTACCTGAAGCTCATCTACGACAGCCTCAAGGCCGCCGACCCGGACAAGCCCGTCGTGGCGCGGCACAGCGGGCTGCTCAACCAGATCAACGGGGCGCGCCTCTTCGAGACCTGCGACGTGCTCTCCTACCACCGCGGCGCGCCGCAGATGCAGCTCGGACACGTCTATCTGAGCAGTCTCAACCGCTACGCGAACAAGGGCCTCGGCTACATGGAGGACTTCTGGGGCTGCCAGGAGGAGCGGGACCGGGTGTGGGACGAGCGCGCCCAGCGCCGGGGGCTGGAGAAGCACATCAGCGACTGCTGCATGTGGGGGCGGACGCTGCAGATGAAGTGGTACGCCTACACCGCCGGCTCGTATCTCTTCCAGTACAACGGCAACTGGTTCAACCCGCAGTATGACCTGACGACGGTGCGCTACTGCGCGCCGGGCCTGGCGGTGGCGAAGCGGAAGATGGAGCAGCTCGACTGGGTGCTGACCCACAGCCGCATCGCCCCGGCGCACGCGCTGGTGCTGCAGCCTTCGGCCACGATGCGCAATGAGCGGCCGGATGCCAACGCCTACGCGCAGATTCTCAGCATCCACGCCGCCCTGTTCCGGTGGGGCATCCGCTACGAGCTGCTGCCCGAGGAGTACGTCCTCGACGGCCGCGCGAAGCTGAGCGACTTCAATGTCGTCATCGTCCCGGCGGGCAAGTACATGGCCGCCCGCCTGCAGCAGCAACTGGTGGACTTCGCGCAGGCCAGAGGCAAGCTGCTCATCCTCATCGGCGAGAACGGGACCTACGACGAACTGGCGCGGCCGTGCGGCCTGCTGACGAAGACGCTGGGCGCCGACCACACGACCACTGACCTGCGGCGTGGCGGCAAGGACATCGCGACGGGCCAGGGCCATGCGTGGCTCATCCCGTCCCTCGCGGGGCTCGAGGACTACATGGACTTCCCGAAGTGGGTGGAGGCGGCGTCGGGGGCGGAAGTGACCGGCGGCCTGCTGCGGGTGACGGAGGACGGGGAGCGCTATCTCTTCCTGCTGAACCGCAGCGTGGACTACCCCGTGACGCCCCACGTCTACTCACGCAAGCCGGTCAAGGAAGCGATAGATGTGCTGGTGCCCGGCGGCTGCCCGGTCCCGGTGCAGACCAATCGCGAAGGCAGCACGATCACGGTGCGCCTGGGGCCGGGCGAGACGGCGGTGTTGTGGCTGAGGTGA